Proteins co-encoded in one Acipenser ruthenus chromosome 3, fAciRut3.2 maternal haplotype, whole genome shotgun sequence genomic window:
- the ripk1l gene encoding receptor-interacting serine/threonine-protein kinase 1 isoform X4, whose product MALDCIRMSSKEFTKKEFLDYGGFGKVSLCLHETHGFVVLKTVYTGPLCTDSQALLEEGEIMNRLNHERIVKLLGVILEEGNHALVMEYIPKGNLLMMLKNVSVPISIKGRIILEIIDGMAYLTQNSIIHKDLKPENILIDKDVHVKIADLGLATCKAWSKLTKEESRRQSRSRRKPQSNAGTLYYMAPEHLNSINSRSTEKSDIYSFGIVVWVILANKEPYENACNEDHVYYSVCKGDRPDLNDIPVSTPEEITNLMKLCWDADPTKRPTFTDCFEEFSPFYERHLTKDVERDLENLRKEYEGPEDFLEKMKSLALETIQDHPSSLRSSQELPVETSIEDIIFSSNSFTEHSIQMDAAPGENLLQQKLDGEYKYHKYGSRMDHQESQHASGSRLDPLREERNRRVSNNPSYEKASTGESAARNKEVPERERYLGLSSPEESKVFPNTSDTSQKTEVKAQPFNYPGMYNSPGTVGPVPGSPYPYGMGAPFPYNPEFQRMNSLPAGFPVPESDATQGMPFSPITLYPPQDKENITTPTATKWVWPNNCYASIPGLLNPNDFLGTGNWIINNASGVQIGNYNHLSIGNQTISSEPCQSSPQSNNCPVEMIQMFVEEVKKQWPNLERKKRDRARAVRA is encoded by the exons ATGGCATTGGACTGTATCCGCATGAGCTCCAAAGAGTTCACCAAGAAGGAGTTTCTGGACTATGGCGGATTTGGGAAGGTTTCACTGTGTCTTCATGAGACGCACGGCTTTGTGGTGTTAAAAACAGTCTACACAGGACCTCTATGCACTGA CTCCCAAGCCCTCCTGGAAGAAGGTGAAATAATGAACAGACTGAATCATGAAAGGATTGTAAAGCTGCTTGGTGTGATTTTAGAGGAAGGCAACCACGCCCTTGTGATGGAATACATTCCCAAAGGCAACCTGCTCATGATGCTcaaaaat GTATCCGTGCCAATTTCCATAAAGGGAAGAATCATTTTAGAGATCATTGATGGGATGGCTTACTTAACCCAGAACAGCATCATACACAAGGACCTTAAACCTGAGAATATCTTAATTGATAAAGATGTTCATGTAAAG ATTGCAGACCTCGGACTGGCCACCTGTAAAGCCTGGAGCAAATTGACCAAGGAGGAGTCCAGAAGGCAGAGCCGCTCACGTAGAAAACCGCAGAGCAACGCAGGCACTCTTTATTACATGGCCCCAGAACACCTGAACAGCATCAACAGCAGATCCACTGAAAAATCAGACATATACAGTTTTGGCATTGTAGTCTGGGTCATTCTGGCAAATAAGGAGCCATACGAGA ATGCATGCAATGAAGATCATGTTTATTACAGTGTCTGTAAAGGTGATCGTCCAGACCTGAACGACATTCCCGTCTCTACACCAGAGGAGATTACAAATTTAATGAAGCTCTGCTGGGATGCCGATCCCACCAAGCGCCCAACATTCACAG ACTGCTTTGAAGAATTCAGTCCTTTTTACGAAAGGCATCTGACCAAAGACGTAGAAAGAGACCTGGAAAACCTTAGG AAAGAATATGAAGGACCAGAAGATTTTTTGGAAAAAATGAAGTCGCTGGCATTAGAGACCATTCAAG ATCACCCTAGTTCCTTGCGCAGCTCCCAAGAATTGCCTGTTGAAACCAGCATTGAGGACATCATTTTTTCTTCAAACAGTTTTACCGAGCATTCCATCCAGATGGATGCTGCCCCTGGTGAGAACCTTCTGCAGCAGAAACTAGACGGGGAGTACAAATACCACAAGTACGGTAGCCGCATGGATCACCAAGAGAGCCAGCATGCCTCAGGCAGCAGACTTGATCCGCTTAGAGAAGAAAGAAACAGAAGAGTCTCCAACAATCCTTCCTATGAAAAGGCTTCCACTGGAGAATCTGCAGCCAGGAATAAAGAGGTGCCTGAGAGGGAACGTTATTTAGGGCTGTCTTCCCCTGAAGAATCCAAAGTGTTTCCTAATACCAGTGATACCAGTCAGAAGACAGAAGTTAAAGCCCAACCATTTAACTACCCTGGCATGTATAACAGTCCTGGAACTGTGGGGCCTGTGCCGGGTAGTCCATATCCATACGGTATGGGCGCACCTTTCCCATATAATCCTGAGTTTCAGCGCATGAATTCTTTGCCAGCTGGGTTTCCAGTTCCAGAGTCAGATGCTACGCAGGGGATGCCCTTCAGTCCTATAACTCTTTACCCACCACAAGATAAAG AAAACATCACTACCCCCACTGCTACTAAGTGGGTATGGCCTAATAACTGTTATGCTTCAATACCAGGACTGCTAAATCCAAATGACTTTTTAG GGACAGGAAACTGGATTATAAACAATGCCAGTGGAGTGCAGATAGGCAATTACAACCACCTGAGCATCGGAAACCAGACCATCAGCTCAGAACCATGCCAGTCTAGTCCGCAAAGCAACAATTGTCCTGTGGAAATGATACAAATGTTTG tcgaggaagtaaagaaacaatggcctaacctggagagaaagaagcgtgacagggcaagagcggtcagggcttaa